ATCCGCCAGGGCCATCGGTGGGAGGGGAAGGAATGCGTCGTCGGCCAGCAGCGCCGGCAGCTGCCCGTACGGTGCGGCCAGGGCGAAGGAGAGGGTCGTCTTGTCCCGCACCCGGATGTCGGTGATGGTCGAGACGATCGGCAGGCCGGCATCGATGGCGGCCTGCCAGCCCCTCGCCACGTCCTCGGCGACGACGGGGCTGCCGTCGTGCCACGTCCACCCCTCCTTGACCCCGAGGTCCCAGCGACGAAGGTCCTCGCTGGACACCGACTCCAGCAGCGCCCCGGGCACGTCGGGGCCCCAGGTCGGAAGGCGGCTCTCGGGGTCGACCACCACCAGTGGCGAGAACAACGCGGCGGTCAGCTGACGGTTGGCCCGGTGCGGATGCAGGGTGGGGGAGGGGCCGACCCAGACGGCCAGGTCCAGCGGGTCCTTGGAGGACACGGCCGCGGGTTCCCTGGCCAGCGTCGTGCTGCACGCGGTGGCAGCCAGGAGCAGCACCAGGGCCACCCCGAGGCGCCGACGTCGACGTTCTCGCCTCGCACGGCCCCCGTGCGGCATCAGGCCTGCTCGAGGTCGGCGGCGCGGGTCTCGGCCATGAACCGGGCCTGGCTGGCGACCGCGTCGAGGTCGGGCGGGGTCTCCCAGGTGCCGTCGGCCCGCAGCCGCCAGCCCTGACGGGTGTCCTCCCACGTGACGTCGAGGATGCGGCGCAGCTCGGCGGCGAGGTCCTCGTCCTCGATGGGCACCATGGCCTCCACCCGACGGTCGAGGTTCCTCGGCAGCCAGTCCGCCGAGCCGATCCACATGTCCCGGCCGAACTGGAGGATGCGTTCGTGCTCCAGCAGCCGGCCCAGGACCGACATGACCCGGATCCGGTCGGAGACCCCCGGGATGCCCGGGCGGATGCCGCAGATACCACGCACGATCAGGTCGACGGTCGCGCCTGCCCGGCTCGCGGCGTACAGCTCGCGGATGAGGCTGCGATCCGACAGGGAGTTGAGCTTGACGCGGATCAGGCCCTCGGTGCCCAGCGCGGCCTGTTCCCGGATGAGCTCGGTGACCCGGTCGCGCAGCGAGACCGGTGCGACCATGAGCTGTCGGTAGCGGTCGTGCCGGGCGTAGCCGGTCAGGTAGTTGAACAGCTGCGTGACGTCCTCGGCGATGTCGGCGTCGGCGGTGAGCAGCCCGAGGTCGGTGTACAGCTTGGCGGTGCCCGGGTGGTAGTTGCCGGTACCGATGTGGACGTATCGACGGATGCCCTCGGCCTCCCGACGGACGACCAGCACGGTCTTGCAGTGGGTCTTCAGCCCCACGAGCCCGTAGACGACATGCACGCCGGCACGTTCGAGGATCCTGGCCCACTCGATGTTGGCCTCCTCGTCGAACCGGGCCTTCAGCTCGACGAGGGCGACCACTTGCTTGCCGGCCTCGGCGGCGTGGATCAACGCCCGGAACATCGGTGAGTCACCGGAGGTGCGGTAGAGCGTCTGCTTGATCGCAAGGACCTGCGGATCGTCCGCCGCGGCGGTGACGAACTGCTCCACCGACGTCGCGAAGGAGTGATAGGGGTGACGCAGGAGGATGTCGTGTTCGGCGATCCGCTCGAACATCGTCGGGCTGTCGACGGGATCGTCGGCGCAGGTCCGCAGGCGAGGGTGGGTGACCGGGACCCACGGTGAGAACCGGAGGGTCGGCTGGTCCAGGTCGGCCAGCTGCGACAGGTCGGCGAGGCCGAGCAACCCACGCACCGGATAGGTGTGCATGGTGCTGATGTCCAGCTCCTCCTGGAGCGTCCGGACCGTCTCCGCCGGCATGTCGTCGGCCACCTCGAGGCGCACGACGGAGCCGAAGCGGCGACGCGACAGCTGGGCCTGGATGGCCAGCAGCAGGTCCTCGGCCTCGTCCTCGTCGACGTCCATGTCGGCGTTTCGGGTGACCCGGAACAGGTGGGCGGACTCGACGTCCATGCCGGGGAACAGGGCGTCGAGGCGCCAGCGGATCAGCTCCTCCAGCGGCACCCAGGCCCGACGCGATCCGGGCACCTGCCAGAAGCGCGGCAGCACACCCGGCACCTTCACACGGGCGAGCTTGCGGTGCCCGGTCTTGTGGTCGCGGACCGAGACGGCCAGGGAGATCGCCAGGTTGGAGATGTAGGGGAACGGGTGACCGGGGTCCACGGCGAGCGGGGTGAGGACCGGGAAGATCTGCTCGTCGAACTGCTTCTGGAGCCGCCCGAGGGTGCGCTCGTCGAGGTCGGCGACGTGCACGACCCCCACCCCACGACGGGCCAGCAACGGCAGGATCCGCTCGTGCAGGGTGACGGTCGACTGTTCGGCCATGGGCCGGACGCGACGCGAGATGGCTTCGAGCTGCTCCACTGCCGAGAGGCCGTCGGGGGTGCGCAGCCGCAGTCCGGCGGCGACCTGGTCCTTCAGGCCGGCGACCCGGATCATGAAGAACTCGTCGAGGTTGGAGTGGAAGATGCTGATGAAGCGGAGCCGTTCCAGCAGCGGCACCGCGGAGTCGGCTGCCTGCGCCAGCACACGACGGTTGAACTCCAGCCACGACAGCTCGCGGTTGAGGTACAACGACGGGTCGCTCAGGTCCTGGACCTCGGGTCGCCTGAACCGCCCGTCGGGGCCCCTCGGGGGAAGGGAGCGGACGGCGGCAGCAGGGTCGGGCTCGGTGATCACGTGAGGACTGAATCTAGTCGCTCCGTCCGCGGCGTCAGCGGACGGAGGGTCGCTGACGCAGGATGGTCACAGGAGTTCTTACGAAGCCATCACGTGACCGGCGTTGGCCCCAACACACGTCACCATCGGTCGTTGAACGAGACGATGACAGCCACCCACCCCGACGTCGACCCCGCGGGCATGCCCGCCGGCGACCAGATGCCGCCGTCCAGCCCGTCCGACGGGCTG
This genomic window from Euzebya rosea contains:
- the ppk1 gene encoding polyphosphate kinase 1 encodes the protein MITEPDPAAAVRSLPPRGPDGRFRRPEVQDLSDPSLYLNRELSWLEFNRRVLAQAADSAVPLLERLRFISIFHSNLDEFFMIRVAGLKDQVAAGLRLRTPDGLSAVEQLEAISRRVRPMAEQSTVTLHERILPLLARRGVGVVHVADLDERTLGRLQKQFDEQIFPVLTPLAVDPGHPFPYISNLAISLAVSVRDHKTGHRKLARVKVPGVLPRFWQVPGSRRAWVPLEELIRWRLDALFPGMDVESAHLFRVTRNADMDVDEDEAEDLLLAIQAQLSRRRFGSVVRLEVADDMPAETVRTLQEELDISTMHTYPVRGLLGLADLSQLADLDQPTLRFSPWVPVTHPRLRTCADDPVDSPTMFERIAEHDILLRHPYHSFATSVEQFVTAAADDPQVLAIKQTLYRTSGDSPMFRALIHAAEAGKQVVALVELKARFDEEANIEWARILERAGVHVVYGLVGLKTHCKTVLVVRREAEGIRRYVHIGTGNYHPGTAKLYTDLGLLTADADIAEDVTQLFNYLTGYARHDRYRQLMVAPVSLRDRVTELIREQAALGTEGLIRVKLNSLSDRSLIRELYAASRAGATVDLIVRGICGIRPGIPGVSDRIRVMSVLGRLLEHERILQFGRDMWIGSADWLPRNLDRRVEAMVPIEDEDLAAELRRILDVTWEDTRQGWRLRADGTWETPPDLDAVASQARFMAETRAADLEQA